The Chryseobacterium indologenes genomic sequence GTTGGACAACATTATCGTCATTCTTCTTGGCGCCATTCTAAGCCGGGCGGTTGTTGGCGCTTCTCCCTTTATACCTGTGGTCTCTACCTGCCTGATGATTGTATTGCTGCATCGTTTCATAAGTTGGCTTAAAATAAAAAAAGCATCTTTTAACCATATAGTAGAAGGAAAAAAGATATTGGTTTTTAAAGACGGACAATTTTTATTTTCCAATATGAACAAAGCCCTTGTATGTAAAGAGGATATTTTACAGGGTATCAGAAAATCAGCTTTAACTGACAATCCGGAACTCGTCAAATATGTTTATGTAGAATCTACCGGAGAAATCACAGTCGTAAAGAAAAACGTCTAAATGATTATATAACAACATAATAAAGTTATAAAATAATATTACAGCTACTACTTTATTTATATTCAGAAAAAAATCCCATTAAAAAAAAACATATGGACAATCAGAAAAACATATCAGTACTCAATGATCTGCTTCATATCATGAATGACAGAATTGAAGGTTTCTCAAAAGTGGAAGGAAAAATCTGGGAAATGTACCCCGATATCAAAGATGATTATGACCGGATGATTTCTCAGTCCAAAATTATGAAAAACGAACTCATCAACCTGATTATCGAAAAAAAAGGAAGTCCCGAGGATTCTCCTTCCATCAGTGGTACTGTTCACAGGACCTGGATTGACATTAAAAATTCATTTACCCTAGGCAACCTGGAAAATTCTACGTTAGAAAATGTGGTATTTGGTGAAAAAGCAGCCATTGAAGCCTTCCAAAATGCAATAGACAGTGGAAATCTTAGTGAAAAAGACATCAGCATCGTCTCTGAGCAACTTCATCAGCTGAAGCAATCTTATGATCAATTTAAGAAAATTGAAGAATATAAAAAGAAATAATAAATAACCTGCCGAAAAGATACGCCTCATTGCCCGGATATCATTCGCAATATAGCATAAGAACTCCCCTTAGAAAGAGGAGTTCAATATTTGATATAAGATAATATTCAGGGAATTCAATAATAAAAAGATATTATTGACTCGACCCATTATAAAAACACATTATTTCACGGCAGCTTTAGCCTTTTCTGATTCTTTTAAATGATGTTCTAGTATCGGAAGGGTTTTAGACGCAAAGGATTTCAGTGCCGTTTCTGTACCTTCAGAAGCTTCTTTTTTAAATTCTTCTATATCTTTTTGGTGGTCCGACACCATAAGATCTGCATAAGCCTTATCGAAATCTTTACCTTTTTTAGCTTTCAGGTCATCATACATTTTTGTTTCTCAGTATCAAGATTTGCCGGTAAATTATAATTTACTGTGGATGCCCACTTTTTGAGCTCATCATTAGCCTGAGTATGATCCTTAACCATCATTGCTCCTAATGCTTTTACCGCTGGATTAGAAGCATTGGTTTCTGCCAGTTTGCCAAGCATAACTTCCAGCATCCCTCCTTTTGCAGCATCATCTGCAAATTCCTTATCCTGATCGCTGAGAGAATTGATTGTATCAGTTGGGGTTGAGATCTTCGTCGAGTCACTTACCGTCATCCCTGATTCAGCTGATGGAGATACAGTGGTATTTCCGGAAGACGGGGTTTCGTTTTTTTGCAGGCTACCAAAGCGGCCAAAGCAAAAATTGCTACAACAAAATTTTTCATAATAATAAATTTAAAGTGGTGATTTTTAAATACTTCCATTTAAATCAACAATTAATCTGCCAAACTCATCAAGCTTGTACTACGCAGAAAGA encodes the following:
- a CDS encoding DUF421 domain-containing protein; translation: MYILEKIWGIGTSLDTVQMGTRGIAVFIIALLLIRVSGRRSFGIRSPLDNIIVILLGAILSRAVVGASPFIPVVSTCLMIVLLHRFISWLKIKKASFNHIVEGKKILVFKDGQFLFSNMNKALVCKEDILQGIRKSALTDNPELVKYVYVESTGEITVVKKNV
- a CDS encoding PA2169 family four-helix-bundle protein; this encodes MDNQKNISVLNDLLHIMNDRIEGFSKVEGKIWEMYPDIKDDYDRMISQSKIMKNELINLIIEKKGSPEDSPSISGTVHRTWIDIKNSFTLGNLENSTLENVVFGEKAAIEAFQNAIDSGNLSEKDISIVSEQLHQLKQSYDQFKKIEEYKKK
- a CDS encoding DUF4142 domain-containing protein, producing MYDDLKAKKGKDFDKAYADLMVSDHQKDIEEFKKEASEGTETALKSFASKTLPILEHHLKESEKAKAAVK
- a CDS encoding DUF4142 domain-containing protein, producing MTVSDSTKISTPTDTINSLSDQDKEFADDAAKGGMLEVMLGKLAETNASNPAVKALGAMMVKDHTQANDELKKWASTVNYNLPANLDTEKQKCMMT